From Coturnix japonica isolate 7356 chromosome 1, Coturnix japonica 2.1, whole genome shotgun sequence, the proteins below share one genomic window:
- the PCYT1B gene encoding choline-phosphate cytidylyltransferase B isoform X3 encodes MPVLCGGAESEAGIPKAPSDERRRGAMEELEHTCPQPRLTLTAPAPFADETSCQCRAPHEKLTIAQARLGTPVDRPVRVYADGIFDLFHSGHARALMQAKTLFPNSYLLVGVCSDELTHNFKGFTVMNENERYDAVQHCRYVDEVVRNAPWTLTPEFLEKHKIDFVAHDDIPYSSAGSDDVYKHIKEAATCRSAWSCRAFPAGFLFPLCSGMFVPTQRTEGISTSDIITRIVRDYDVYARRNLQRGYTAKELNVSFINEKKYRFQNQVDKMKEKVKNVEEKSKEFVNKVEEKSHDLIQKWEEKSREFIGNFLELFGPDGALLSVTYEPTPATPSNTESSCSLFPRGEISHSDSEYSA; translated from the exons ATGCCAGTGCTGTGCGGCGGTGCTGAGTCAGAAGCAGGTATCCCGAAAGCCCCCTCTGATGAGCGGCGCCGCGGGGCCATGGAGGAGCTGGAGCACACCTGTCCGCAGCCGCGCCTG ACTCTGACAGCACCTGCCCCATTTGCAGATGAAACAAGCTGTCAGTGCCGAGCACCCCATGAGAAGCTGACCATTGCACAAGCCCGCCTGGGAACACCAG TTGACAGACCTGTCAGAGTGTATGCAGATGGGATATTTGACCTCTTCCACTCTGGCCATGCTAGAGCTCTTATGCAAGCCAAAACTCTATTCCCAAATAGCTACTTATTAGTAGGAG TTTGCAGTGATGAGCTAACCCATAACTTCAAGGGCTTCACGGTGATGAATGAGAACGAGCGGTATGACGCCGTGCAGCACTGTCGCTATGTGGATGAAGTGGTGAGAAATGCACCGTGGACACTCACCCCTGAGTTCCTTGAGAAACATAAG ATTGACTTTGTAGCCCACGATGATATCCCGTACTCCTCTGCTGGCTCGGATGATGTATACAAGCACATAAAAGAGGCAG CTACCTGCCGCAGTGCCTGGTCCTGCCGTGCTTTTCCAGCTGGCTTTCTTTTCCCACTTTGCTCAGGAATGTTCGTACCAACGCAGAGAACTGAAGGTATCTCAACATCAGATATAATCACAAGGATTGTCCGGGACTATGATGTGTATGCCCGGCGCAACCTCCAACGAGGATACACCGCCAAAGAGCTGAACGTTAGTTTTATAAAT gagaagaaatatcGCTTTCAAAACCAAGTggacaaaatgaaagaaaaagtgaagaatgtagaggaaaaatcaaaagaatttGTGAACAAGGTGGAAGAGAAGAGCCATGACCTCAttcagaaatgggaagaaaagtcCAGGGAATTTATTGGCAACTTTTTAGAGCTGTTTGGACCTGACGGAGCCCTG CTAAGCGTCACCTATGAGCCGACTCCTGCCACTCCGAGCAACACTGAGAGTTCTTGCTCCCTGTTTCCAAGAGGAGAAATAAGTCACTCTGATTCTGAGTATTCAGCATGA
- the PCYT1B gene encoding choline-phosphate cytidylyltransferase B isoform X4: MPVLCGGAESEAGIPKAPSDERRRGAMEELEHTCPQPRLTLTAPAPFADETSCQCRAPHEKLTIAQARLGTPVDRPVRVYADGIFDLFHSGHARALMQAKTLFPNSYLLVGVCSDELTHNFKGFTVMNENERYDAVQHCRYVDEVVRNAPWTLTPEFLEKHKIDFVAHDDIPYSSAGSDDVYKHIKEAGMFVPTQRTEGISTSDIITRIVRDYDVYARRNLQRGYTAKELNVSFINEKKYRFQNQVDKMKEKVKNVEEKSKEFVNKVEEKSHDLIQKWEEKSREFIGNFLELFGPDGALLSVTYEPTPATPSNTESSCSLFPRGEISHSDSEYSA, encoded by the exons ATGCCAGTGCTGTGCGGCGGTGCTGAGTCAGAAGCAGGTATCCCGAAAGCCCCCTCTGATGAGCGGCGCCGCGGGGCCATGGAGGAGCTGGAGCACACCTGTCCGCAGCCGCGCCTG ACTCTGACAGCACCTGCCCCATTTGCAGATGAAACAAGCTGTCAGTGCCGAGCACCCCATGAGAAGCTGACCATTGCACAAGCCCGCCTGGGAACACCAG TTGACAGACCTGTCAGAGTGTATGCAGATGGGATATTTGACCTCTTCCACTCTGGCCATGCTAGAGCTCTTATGCAAGCCAAAACTCTATTCCCAAATAGCTACTTATTAGTAGGAG TTTGCAGTGATGAGCTAACCCATAACTTCAAGGGCTTCACGGTGATGAATGAGAACGAGCGGTATGACGCCGTGCAGCACTGTCGCTATGTGGATGAAGTGGTGAGAAATGCACCGTGGACACTCACCCCTGAGTTCCTTGAGAAACATAAG ATTGACTTTGTAGCCCACGATGATATCCCGTACTCCTCTGCTGGCTCGGATGATGTATACAAGCACATAAAAGAGGCAG GAATGTTCGTACCAACGCAGAGAACTGAAGGTATCTCAACATCAGATATAATCACAAGGATTGTCCGGGACTATGATGTGTATGCCCGGCGCAACCTCCAACGAGGATACACCGCCAAAGAGCTGAACGTTAGTTTTATAAAT gagaagaaatatcGCTTTCAAAACCAAGTggacaaaatgaaagaaaaagtgaagaatgtagaggaaaaatcaaaagaatttGTGAACAAGGTGGAAGAGAAGAGCCATGACCTCAttcagaaatgggaagaaaagtcCAGGGAATTTATTGGCAACTTTTTAGAGCTGTTTGGACCTGACGGAGCCCTG CTAAGCGTCACCTATGAGCCGACTCCTGCCACTCCGAGCAACACTGAGAGTTCTTGCTCCCTGTTTCCAAGAGGAGAAATAAGTCACTCTGATTCTGAGTATTCAGCATGA
- the PCYT1B gene encoding choline-phosphate cytidylyltransferase B isoform X2: MPVLCGGAESEAGIPKAPSDERRRGAMEELEHTCPQPRLTLTAPAPFADETSCQCRAPHEKLTIAQARLGTPVDRPVRVYADGIFDLFHSGHARALMQAKTLFPNSYLLVGVCSDELTHNFKGFTVMNENERYDAVQHCRYVDEVVRNAPWTLTPEFLEKHKIDFVAHDDIPYSSAGSDDVYKHIKEAGMFVPTQRTEGISTSDIITRIVRDYDVYARRNLQRGYTAKELNVSFINEKKYRFQNQVDKMKEKVKNVEEKSKEFVNKVEEKSHDLIQKWEEKSREFIGNFLELFGPDGALKQMFQERSGRMLQAFSPRQSPTSSPTRGRSPSRSPSPPWVFNKASPPSSPKAASASLSSMSEGDEDEK, from the exons ATGCCAGTGCTGTGCGGCGGTGCTGAGTCAGAAGCAGGTATCCCGAAAGCCCCCTCTGATGAGCGGCGCCGCGGGGCCATGGAGGAGCTGGAGCACACCTGTCCGCAGCCGCGCCTG ACTCTGACAGCACCTGCCCCATTTGCAGATGAAACAAGCTGTCAGTGCCGAGCACCCCATGAGAAGCTGACCATTGCACAAGCCCGCCTGGGAACACCAG TTGACAGACCTGTCAGAGTGTATGCAGATGGGATATTTGACCTCTTCCACTCTGGCCATGCTAGAGCTCTTATGCAAGCCAAAACTCTATTCCCAAATAGCTACTTATTAGTAGGAG TTTGCAGTGATGAGCTAACCCATAACTTCAAGGGCTTCACGGTGATGAATGAGAACGAGCGGTATGACGCCGTGCAGCACTGTCGCTATGTGGATGAAGTGGTGAGAAATGCACCGTGGACACTCACCCCTGAGTTCCTTGAGAAACATAAG ATTGACTTTGTAGCCCACGATGATATCCCGTACTCCTCTGCTGGCTCGGATGATGTATACAAGCACATAAAAGAGGCAG GAATGTTCGTACCAACGCAGAGAACTGAAGGTATCTCAACATCAGATATAATCACAAGGATTGTCCGGGACTATGATGTGTATGCCCGGCGCAACCTCCAACGAGGATACACCGCCAAAGAGCTGAACGTTAGTTTTATAAAT gagaagaaatatcGCTTTCAAAACCAAGTggacaaaatgaaagaaaaagtgaagaatgtagaggaaaaatcaaaagaatttGTGAACAAGGTGGAAGAGAAGAGCCATGACCTCAttcagaaatgggaagaaaagtcCAGGGAATTTATTGGCAACTTTTTAGAGCTGTTTGGACCTGACGGAGCCCTG aagcAGATGTTCCAGGAGCGAAGCGGCCGAATGCTCCAGGCTTTCTCTCCACGGCAGAGCCCAACCAGCAGCCCTACACGAGGCCGCTCGCCATCCCGCTCACCATCCCCTCCATGGGTCTTCAACAAAGCCTCCCCACCCTCTTCTCCTAAAGCTGCCTCCGCCTCCCTCAGCAGCATGAGCGAGGGAGACgaggatgaaaaataa
- the PCYT1B gene encoding choline-phosphate cytidylyltransferase B isoform X1, protein MPVLCGGAESEAGIPKAPSDERRRGAMEELEHTCPQPRLTLTAPAPFADETSCQCRAPHEKLTIAQARLGTPVDRPVRVYADGIFDLFHSGHARALMQAKTLFPNSYLLVGVCSDELTHNFKGFTVMNENERYDAVQHCRYVDEVVRNAPWTLTPEFLEKHKIDFVAHDDIPYSSAGSDDVYKHIKEAATCRSAWSCRAFPAGFLFPLCSGMFVPTQRTEGISTSDIITRIVRDYDVYARRNLQRGYTAKELNVSFINEKKYRFQNQVDKMKEKVKNVEEKSKEFVNKVEEKSHDLIQKWEEKSREFIGNFLELFGPDGALKQMFQERSGRMLQAFSPRQSPTSSPTRGRSPSRSPSPPWVFNKASPPSSPKAASASLSSMSEGDEDEK, encoded by the exons ATGCCAGTGCTGTGCGGCGGTGCTGAGTCAGAAGCAGGTATCCCGAAAGCCCCCTCTGATGAGCGGCGCCGCGGGGCCATGGAGGAGCTGGAGCACACCTGTCCGCAGCCGCGCCTG ACTCTGACAGCACCTGCCCCATTTGCAGATGAAACAAGCTGTCAGTGCCGAGCACCCCATGAGAAGCTGACCATTGCACAAGCCCGCCTGGGAACACCAG TTGACAGACCTGTCAGAGTGTATGCAGATGGGATATTTGACCTCTTCCACTCTGGCCATGCTAGAGCTCTTATGCAAGCCAAAACTCTATTCCCAAATAGCTACTTATTAGTAGGAG TTTGCAGTGATGAGCTAACCCATAACTTCAAGGGCTTCACGGTGATGAATGAGAACGAGCGGTATGACGCCGTGCAGCACTGTCGCTATGTGGATGAAGTGGTGAGAAATGCACCGTGGACACTCACCCCTGAGTTCCTTGAGAAACATAAG ATTGACTTTGTAGCCCACGATGATATCCCGTACTCCTCTGCTGGCTCGGATGATGTATACAAGCACATAAAAGAGGCAG CTACCTGCCGCAGTGCCTGGTCCTGCCGTGCTTTTCCAGCTGGCTTTCTTTTCCCACTTTGCTCAGGAATGTTCGTACCAACGCAGAGAACTGAAGGTATCTCAACATCAGATATAATCACAAGGATTGTCCGGGACTATGATGTGTATGCCCGGCGCAACCTCCAACGAGGATACACCGCCAAAGAGCTGAACGTTAGTTTTATAAAT gagaagaaatatcGCTTTCAAAACCAAGTggacaaaatgaaagaaaaagtgaagaatgtagaggaaaaatcaaaagaatttGTGAACAAGGTGGAAGAGAAGAGCCATGACCTCAttcagaaatgggaagaaaagtcCAGGGAATTTATTGGCAACTTTTTAGAGCTGTTTGGACCTGACGGAGCCCTG aagcAGATGTTCCAGGAGCGAAGCGGCCGAATGCTCCAGGCTTTCTCTCCACGGCAGAGCCCAACCAGCAGCCCTACACGAGGCCGCTCGCCATCCCGCTCACCATCCCCTCCATGGGTCTTCAACAAAGCCTCCCCACCCTCTTCTCCTAAAGCTGCCTCCGCCTCCCTCAGCAGCATGAGCGAGGGAGACgaggatgaaaaataa